The Opitutaceae bacterium genome has a window encoding:
- a CDS encoding UvrB/UvrC motif-containing protein, which translates to MGKSLKCDLCDKPATVHLTQIVNNQIHKLDLCESCAAAKGVTDPNGFSLADLLVKGGEAGGGPVEELGIVCEHCGFTQKDFKRLGRLGCPSCYEVFMPLLEPVLANMHKGVSHLGKVPAKAIARRSVAERVAELEAKLQAAVNEEKYEDAARYRDEIKLVRESAESSAVN; encoded by the coding sequence ATGGGAAAATCCCTCAAATGCGACCTTTGCGACAAACCGGCGACGGTTCACCTGACCCAGATTGTCAATAATCAGATTCACAAACTGGACCTGTGCGAATCCTGTGCGGCCGCCAAAGGGGTGACGGACCCGAACGGATTCTCCCTGGCGGACCTTCTGGTCAAAGGTGGCGAAGCCGGTGGGGGTCCGGTCGAGGAGTTGGGTATTGTCTGTGAGCATTGCGGATTCACCCAGAAGGACTTCAAGCGTCTCGGCCGACTGGGTTGTCCCTCCTGCTACGAGGTCTTCATGCCTCTGCTGGAGCCGGTTCTCGCCAATATGCACAAGGGTGTCTCCCACCTTGGCAAGGTACCGGCCAAAGCGATCGCCCGCCGTTCCGTGGCGGAACGGGTCGCCGAGCTTGAGGCCAAGCTTCAGGCTGCGGTGAACGAAGAGAAATACGAGGACGCGGCCCGTTACCGCGACGAGATCAAGCTTGTCCGGGAGAGCGCAGAGTCCAGCGCAGTCAATTGA
- a CDS encoding protein arginine kinase, giving the protein MEIGPLLESRSDVIETTGQRGAVVLMTRIRFARNLVKHPFPGWAKESQRREILAKCLPAVARLSQMKRGFSLEIDNLSELEKQILHERHLISRELMAVKGGSGLVVSRDQSHVVMINEEDHLRIQVLRGGFHFRKVWNTINGVDSALEEELDYAYDSKLGFLTACPTNIGTAMRASAMMHLPALVLAGQMEKVVRAVNQLGIAVRGLFGEGSDASGSIFQISNQTTLGESEEEIIKRLTSVLNTIIEQEINAREKLLENESSRVFDKIGRAYGILQNGHLLSSAESMNLLSLVRLGVDFQMFPETVRTAVDRLFIDCQPGHIQYLAGKSIDSKDRDGFRASHLRSEFEKVEKPTFKIGGEPE; this is encoded by the coding sequence ATGGAAATCGGCCCCTTATTGGAATCGCGTTCCGATGTGATTGAGACGACCGGCCAGCGTGGCGCGGTCGTCCTGATGACGCGTATTCGTTTTGCCCGCAATCTGGTCAAGCATCCCTTTCCGGGATGGGCCAAAGAGTCCCAGCGCCGGGAAATTCTGGCCAAGTGCCTGCCGGCCGTGGCCCGCCTTTCCCAGATGAAGCGGGGCTTCAGCCTGGAAATCGACAACCTTTCCGAACTGGAGAAGCAGATCCTGCACGAACGGCACCTGATCAGCCGGGAGTTGATGGCGGTCAAGGGCGGCTCCGGACTCGTGGTCAGCCGCGACCAGTCGCATGTCGTCATGATCAACGAGGAGGATCACCTGCGAATCCAGGTCCTGCGCGGCGGCTTCCATTTTCGAAAAGTCTGGAACACGATCAACGGGGTCGACTCGGCCCTCGAAGAAGAGCTCGACTACGCTTACGATTCCAAGCTGGGTTTCCTAACTGCCTGTCCAACAAACATCGGCACGGCGATGCGGGCCTCCGCGATGATGCATCTGCCGGCTCTTGTCCTGGCCGGACAGATGGAGAAGGTGGTCCGGGCAGTCAACCAGTTGGGGATCGCGGTGCGCGGTCTCTTCGGCGAGGGATCCGACGCGAGCGGGAGTATTTTCCAGATTTCGAATCAGACCACTCTGGGCGAAAGCGAGGAGGAGATCATCAAGCGCCTGACCTCGGTCCTGAACACGATCATCGAGCAGGAAATCAATGCGCGGGAGAAGTTGCTTGAGAATGAATCAAGCCGGGTTTTCGACAAGATTGGCCGCGCTTACGGGATTTTGCAGAATGGGCATCTTTTAAGCTCTGCAGAGTCGATGAATCTTCTTTCCCTTGTGCGCCTCGGCGTTGACTTCCAGATGTTTCCGGAGACGGTGCGCACGGCGGTGGATCGTCTTTTCATCGATTGCCAGCCCGGACACATTCAGTATCTGGCCGGCAAGTCGATCGATTCGAAAGACCGCGATGGATTCCGGGCGAGCCACCTTCGCTCCGAGTTCGAGAAGGTCGAAAAACCCACATTCAAGATTGGCGGTGAGCCCGAGTGA